One segment of candidate division KSB1 bacterium DNA contains the following:
- a CDS encoding RNA methyltransferase, producing the protein MEILEGKPCVLAALLARRRRFKLLLVKQGTPGSRLQEVIAAAESQSVPIKYVTAGELESLTRGRSHGGLALICTPKPPTSVSELLEHCRHFTEPAFVVLIEGTEDAQNLGYTLRTAEALGAHAVFLKKHVWNFDGVAVARASSGAFERLPLVQIENVEKELTPLRRLGVKFWGSLATAKRAMYEVDLTGPILLAIGGERRGLSRSLRDFCDGFLRIPTVGGATSLALSHAASIVMAEVRRQRLLAAGADHSTEAEIPQD; encoded by the coding sequence ATGGAAATTCTGGAAGGGAAACCGTGTGTGCTGGCGGCTCTGCTGGCGCGACGACGCCGGTTCAAGCTGTTGCTCGTCAAGCAGGGTACGCCGGGGTCGCGTCTCCAGGAGGTGATCGCCGCGGCGGAGTCTCAGTCCGTTCCGATCAAGTATGTGACTGCCGGCGAACTGGAATCGCTGACCAGGGGCAGATCCCATGGCGGGCTGGCGCTCATTTGCACACCCAAACCACCGACGTCAGTGTCCGAGCTGCTCGAGCACTGCCGGCACTTCACTGAGCCAGCTTTTGTTGTCTTGATTGAAGGAACGGAAGATGCCCAGAATCTGGGGTACACGCTCCGCACAGCGGAAGCCCTGGGAGCGCACGCGGTATTTCTCAAAAAGCACGTGTGGAATTTCGACGGTGTGGCGGTCGCGCGCGCCAGCTCCGGTGCATTCGAACGCCTGCCTCTCGTGCAAATCGAAAATGTCGAAAAAGAATTGACGCCCTTGCGGCGGCTGGGAGTGAAGTTCTGGGGAAGTCTTGCCACCGCCAAACGGGCAATGTATGAAGTGGATCTGACTGGCCCAATCCTGCTGGCGATTGGCGGGGAACGACGCGGCTTGTCGCGCAGTCTGCGCGATTTTTGCGATGGTTTTCTCCGCATCCCCACCGTGGGAGGCGCCACCTCCCTCGCGCTCAGCCACGCCGCCAGCATCGTAATGGCCGAAGTCCGCCGGCAGCGCCTGCTGGCGGCGGGAGCGGATCATTCCACGGAAGCAGAAATTCCGCAAGACTAA
- a CDS encoding sigma-54 dependent transcriptional regulator gives MCQIGMIAQDSQLNRSLRHALQASAGCQVSSFDNALDCPPVQLHHFNLLIVEWRAIALRQQFFQEFSRINPAATVVLIAPHEVAAGLADHAALGIDEIISPPHNEHQMTAVCTRLFQKSAAVHQLCALQERLHREMRQRQIVARSRAMREIICRLPQLGDAGATILLTGETGTGKELIARAIHYLGPRAGQSFVTVDCGALPEHLSENELFGHGRGAYTGANASAIGLIQEAAGGTLFLDEIEALPLSVQAKFLRFLQEHQYRPLGQTKYITVDVQVIAASNRDLAEAVRQREFRQDLYYRLEGVKIIVPPLRERKADIPALAFHFLEKYSSPATEPAPTIPEHVLCDWLNYDWPGNVRELENKIRSLLLAQQPGWETGAPFAGSDPEAVQPLMEVRREALAQCDITYLQKLMKLTEGNLSAAARLAKIHRKNLAHLLKKYGIVSPRHRYSPVS, from the coding sequence ATGTGCCAAATCGGTATGATTGCGCAGGATAGCCAGCTCAACCGATCATTGCGCCACGCGCTGCAGGCGAGCGCCGGCTGTCAGGTTTCCAGCTTCGACAACGCTTTAGACTGCCCACCCGTTCAACTCCACCACTTCAACCTGCTCATCGTCGAATGGCGGGCGATCGCTCTCCGGCAACAATTTTTCCAGGAATTCAGCAGGATCAATCCCGCAGCCACCGTTGTTCTGATTGCTCCCCACGAGGTGGCGGCCGGGCTGGCGGATCATGCCGCTCTCGGTATCGATGAAATCATTTCTCCGCCACACAACGAGCACCAAATGACTGCTGTGTGCACCCGGCTCTTCCAGAAGAGCGCCGCCGTGCATCAATTGTGCGCGCTGCAGGAACGGCTGCACCGCGAAATGCGGCAACGCCAGATTGTCGCCAGAAGCAGGGCGATGCGCGAGATTATTTGCCGGCTGCCGCAGTTGGGTGATGCCGGAGCAACAATCCTGCTCACCGGTGAAACCGGCACCGGTAAAGAATTAATCGCCCGCGCGATTCATTATCTGGGCCCGCGCGCCGGACAGTCGTTTGTGACGGTTGATTGCGGCGCCTTGCCGGAGCATCTCAGCGAGAACGAATTGTTTGGTCACGGCCGTGGCGCCTACACCGGCGCCAACGCTTCCGCCATCGGCTTGATTCAAGAGGCTGCGGGCGGCACACTCTTTCTCGATGAAATCGAAGCGCTGCCGCTGAGTGTGCAGGCCAAATTTCTCCGCTTCTTACAAGAGCATCAGTACCGACCACTGGGTCAGACGAAATATATCACTGTGGATGTGCAGGTCATCGCCGCCAGCAATCGCGACCTGGCGGAGGCGGTGCGGCAGCGGGAATTCCGCCAGGATCTGTATTATCGCCTGGAGGGAGTGAAAATCATTGTGCCACCCCTGCGCGAACGCAAGGCCGATATTCCCGCGCTGGCCTTTCATTTTCTCGAAAAGTATTCGTCACCCGCGACGGAGCCGGCTCCGACCATCCCCGAACACGTGCTGTGCGACTGGTTAAATTATGACTGGCCGGGCAATGTACGCGAACTGGAAAACAAGATCAGGTCGCTGCTGCTCGCACAACAGCCCGGCTGGGAAACCGGCGCGCCTTTTGCCGGTTCTGATCCCGAGGCCGTGCAGCCGCTCATGGAAGTCAGGCGGGAAGCGCTCGCCCAATGCGATATCACCTACCTGCAAAAACTGATGAAGCTGACGGAGGGCAATCTCAGCGCTGCTGCCCGTCTCGCCAAGATTCACCGCAAAAATCTGGCACACTTGCTCAAGAAATATGGGATCGTCTCTCCGCGCCACCGCTATTCACCTGTTTCCTGA
- a CDS encoding AAA family ATPase produces MNLFYKKSSAGRPAQSAPVKLLKQRPALPYEHAHALLLDELRWLNRLLAAHVLRLRRVDFYDRVKSFRDVFIADEEIDALLMAGIFEADSLRSDDERGKHMAKLMQQAQDLRQEIGRRVQEALTRNVHLPLVHLARSFHLSEFEQQALVICLAPLIDARYEKLYAYLQNDVAKKFPSVDLILGLLSPGPEERLRLLPHFSSGSRLRHYGLLESAESEAGTSAAQHFLRADARIVQYVLGNQAPDPRVLPHLCFFPPLPWKNIVVPAALQHRLQKLLQTHLNDATGQRPILYLYGRSGVGKKTVARTLCGEAGVGLAVVDVRSLLRAPENFVEKIRLILREGLLQPCAVYFDHLEKLENADGENITHLTMLMQELRELSWLTFLGSENPLPAELLDLATIYAIEIPAPDYAAQKKLWEIHLDGILAENDWPHLDELTARFDLTGGQIARAVRRAQQAALVRDPEQGQVTLDDLLASSRVQSQPKLVALARKIEPKYRWSELVLPEDQMTQLRELANQVKHRQTVMGEWGFGNKLALGRGLAALFAGPSGTGKTMAAEVIANDLGLDLYKIDLSAVVSKYIGETEKNLNRIFTEAEHSNAILFFDEADALFGKRSEVRDSHDRYANIEIAYLLQKMEEYEGITILATNLRQNLDEAFTRRIRFIVEFPFPNEEYRRRIWQGIWPKATLVAPEVDFNFIARQFKLTGGNIRNIALAAAFLAAENGQMVTMKHLLQATRREFQKMGKVINESEFAQVGMC; encoded by the coding sequence ATGAATCTCTTTTACAAAAAGTCCAGTGCCGGGCGGCCGGCACAATCTGCGCCGGTGAAGCTACTGAAGCAACGACCGGCATTGCCCTACGAGCATGCCCATGCACTCTTGCTCGACGAGCTGCGCTGGCTCAACCGGCTATTGGCCGCCCACGTGTTGCGCCTGCGCCGGGTGGATTTTTATGACCGGGTAAAAAGCTTTCGCGATGTCTTTATTGCGGACGAGGAGATTGATGCGTTGCTCATGGCTGGGATTTTTGAAGCAGACAGCTTGCGTAGCGACGACGAGCGGGGCAAGCACATGGCGAAGCTGATGCAGCAAGCACAGGATTTGCGCCAAGAGATTGGGCGGCGGGTTCAAGAGGCCCTGACCCGAAATGTTCACCTGCCGCTCGTTCATCTGGCCCGCAGCTTTCATCTGAGCGAATTTGAGCAGCAGGCGCTGGTGATTTGCCTCGCACCGCTCATCGACGCGCGGTATGAAAAACTTTACGCTTATCTGCAGAACGACGTCGCCAAAAAATTCCCCAGCGTGGATTTGATTCTCGGCTTGCTCTCGCCGGGCCCGGAAGAGCGTTTGCGGCTTTTGCCGCACTTCTCTTCCGGCTCGCGGCTGCGCCATTACGGCCTGCTCGAAAGCGCGGAAAGTGAGGCCGGCACTTCAGCAGCGCAGCATTTCCTGCGTGCCGATGCGCGAATCGTGCAATATGTGCTGGGCAATCAGGCGCCGGATCCGCGTGTGTTGCCGCACCTGTGTTTTTTTCCGCCGCTGCCGTGGAAGAACATTGTTGTTCCTGCCGCCTTGCAGCATCGCCTGCAAAAGCTCCTGCAAACGCATTTGAATGATGCCACCGGCCAGCGTCCCATTCTGTATCTTTATGGCCGATCCGGCGTTGGGAAAAAGACCGTGGCGCGCACCTTGTGCGGCGAGGCCGGCGTGGGCTTGGCGGTCGTCGATGTGCGGTCGCTGCTGCGCGCACCGGAAAATTTTGTGGAAAAAATCCGGCTGATTTTGCGCGAAGGCTTGCTGCAACCGTGCGCGGTGTATTTCGACCATCTCGAAAAGCTGGAAAACGCCGATGGCGAAAATATCACCCATTTGACCATGTTGATGCAGGAATTGCGCGAATTGAGCTGGCTCACTTTTCTGGGGAGTGAAAATCCGTTGCCGGCCGAGCTGCTTGATCTCGCGACCATTTACGCTATAGAAATTCCAGCGCCCGATTACGCCGCGCAAAAAAAACTGTGGGAAATCCATCTCGATGGCATCTTGGCGGAAAATGATTGGCCCCACCTCGATGAGCTGACGGCGCGATTCGATCTCACCGGTGGCCAGATTGCCCGCGCCGTGCGCCGCGCCCAACAAGCGGCGCTCGTGCGTGATCCCGAACAAGGCCAGGTGACTCTCGACGACCTGTTGGCGAGCAGCCGGGTGCAGTCGCAGCCCAAGCTCGTCGCGCTGGCGCGCAAAATCGAACCAAAATATCGCTGGAGCGAGTTGGTGCTGCCCGAGGATCAAATGACGCAGTTGCGTGAGCTGGCCAATCAAGTGAAGCATCGGCAAACCGTGATGGGCGAATGGGGCTTTGGCAACAAACTCGCGCTGGGACGCGGACTCGCCGCGCTTTTTGCCGGCCCCAGCGGCACCGGCAAAACCATGGCCGCCGAGGTGATCGCCAACGACCTCGGCCTCGATCTCTACAAAATTGATCTCTCGGCCGTGGTGAGCAAATACATCGGTGAGACCGAAAAGAATCTCAACCGCATTTTTACGGAAGCGGAGCACAGCAACGCCATCCTGTTTTTCGATGAGGCCGATGCCCTGTTCGGCAAACGCTCCGAAGTGCGCGATTCCCATGACCGCTATGCCAATATCGAGATCGCGTATCTCCTGCAAAAAATGGAAGAGTACGAAGGCATCACCATTCTTGCCACCAATTTGCGGCAAAATCTGGACGAGGCGTTCACGCGGCGCATCCGGTTCATTGTGGAGTTTCCGTTTCCCAACGAGGAATATCGCCGGCGCATCTGGCAGGGCATCTGGCCAAAGGCAACGCTGGTGGCGCCGGAAGTCGATTTCAATTTCATCGCCCGGCAGTTCAAGCTCACCGGCGGCAACATTCGCAACATTGCCCTCGCGGCGGCGTTTTTGGCGGCAGAGAATGGGCAGATGGTCACGATGAAGCATTTGCTGCAGGCGACCCGGCGCGAGTTTCAGAAGATGGGCAAGGTGATCAACGAAAGTGAATTCGCGCAGGTCGGTATGTGTTGA